One Pseudomonadota bacterium DNA window includes the following coding sequences:
- the hemW gene encoding radical SAM family heme chaperone HemW, whose translation MSVTCLPPLSLYVHIPWCVKKCLYCDFNSHPLRSDVSPNEYTNTLIKDLKQHLDWIKDREIQTIFFGGGTPSVFDPDLIGAVINYVKENCLLRADAEITLEANPGVSDRIKFEGYGRVGVNRLSIGVQTTNDQLLEKLGRVHSSAEAIETISDAKYIFDNINIDLMFALPGQGLGELKTDLLRVLEFAPEHISIYQLTIEPNTWFFRYPPKLPDDDLASEMQFEIESAAHEHGYKQYEVSAFAKPDRQCSHNLNYWEFGDYLGIGAGAHSKITTSQSVMRIVKHKQPKRYMEAVALGDGVYSNEIVTSKSLPFEFFMNALRLNGGVPRDLFEKRTALHIDLVKSQLMALERRGLMTVSDDFICTTPLGMRFLNEVLQEFL comes from the coding sequence GTGAGTGTGACCTGTCTACCACCATTGTCGTTGTATGTTCACATACCTTGGTGCGTTAAAAAATGTCTGTATTGTGATTTTAACTCTCACCCTCTTAGAAGTGATGTTTCCCCGAACGAATATACCAATACCCTTATTAAGGATTTGAAGCAGCACCTAGACTGGATTAAAGATCGCGAAATTCAAACAATCTTTTTTGGTGGAGGTACGCCATCCGTTTTCGATCCGGATTTAATCGGCGCTGTCATTAATTATGTAAAGGAAAATTGCCTGCTTAGGGCTGATGCAGAAATTACGTTGGAGGCTAACCCTGGCGTGTCGGACAGGATTAAGTTTGAGGGTTACGGAAGAGTCGGCGTCAACAGGCTGTCGATTGGGGTTCAAACGACTAATGATCAGTTACTCGAGAAGCTGGGGCGAGTGCACTCCAGTGCTGAAGCCATCGAGACGATTTCAGATGCAAAATATATTTTTGACAATATCAATATAGATTTAATGTTCGCGCTACCGGGGCAGGGGCTTGGAGAGCTGAAAACTGATCTGTTACGTGTATTGGAGTTTGCTCCTGAACATATATCGATCTATCAATTAACGATTGAGCCAAATACTTGGTTCTTTAGATATCCTCCAAAGTTGCCTGATGATGATTTGGCTTCAGAAATGCAGTTTGAAATTGAATCAGCAGCGCATGAACACGGATATAAACAGTATGAGGTATCAGCTTTTGCGAAACCGGATAGGCAATGTTCGCACAATTTGAATTATTGGGAGTTTGGTGATTACCTTGGCATTGGGGCGGGCGCTCATTCGAAAATAACGACGTCTCAGAGTGTCATGCGTATCGTGAAGCATAAACAGCCTAAGCGTTATATGGAGGCGGTTGCGTTGGGAGATGGTGTATACAGCAATGAGATCGTGACTTCTAAATCCCTACCATTTGAATTTTTCATGAATGCTTTGCGGTTAAATGGTGGCGTGCCTAGAGACTTATTTGAAAAGAGAACAGCTTTACACATTGATTTGGTGAAGTCGCAACTTATGGCACTAGAGCGACGAGGCCTTATGACTGTATCCGATGATTTCATATGTACGACTCCATTGGGCATGCGATTTTTAAATGAGGTATTGCAAGAGTTTCTGTGA